In the Pseudonocardia cypriaca genome, one interval contains:
- the gcvT gene encoding glycine cleavage system aminomethyltransferase GcvT, with translation MADLLTSPLHDRHTALGATLGAFGGWSMPLAYPAGTVAEHTSVREAVGVFDVSHLGKLAITGPGAAEFVNRCFTADLGKIGPGKAQYTLCCTESGGVVDDVIVYLVGPDEVLAVPNAANAGRVAEMLRAAAPDGVEITDRHRDLAVLAVQGPKAAEALVTVLPGAADLAGMDYMAFADVAGIRVCRTGYTGERGYELLVPADDALRVWDALLAAAEPLGGGPAGLGARDTLRTEMGYPLHGQDLSEEITPVQAGSGWAVGWSKPDFWGRKALLAEKEAGPARRLRGLRATGRGVPRAGMAVLVDGKQVGATTSGTFSPTLKTGIALALIDTASGVGLDDQVSVDVRGRALECAVVKPPFVPSHVR, from the coding sequence GTGGCCGACCTCCTCACCAGCCCGCTGCACGACCGGCACACCGCGCTCGGCGCCACCCTCGGGGCGTTCGGGGGCTGGTCGATGCCCCTGGCCTACCCGGCGGGCACGGTGGCCGAGCACACGAGCGTGCGCGAGGCGGTCGGCGTGTTCGACGTCAGCCACCTGGGCAAGCTCGCGATCACCGGGCCGGGCGCCGCGGAGTTCGTGAACCGCTGCTTCACCGCCGACCTGGGGAAGATCGGGCCCGGTAAGGCGCAGTACACGCTGTGCTGCACCGAGTCCGGCGGCGTGGTCGACGACGTCATCGTCTACCTCGTCGGCCCGGACGAGGTCCTCGCGGTGCCCAACGCCGCCAACGCCGGCCGGGTGGCCGAGATGCTGCGCGCCGCCGCCCCGGACGGCGTCGAGATCACCGACCGGCACCGCGACCTCGCAGTGCTGGCCGTGCAGGGGCCGAAGGCCGCCGAGGCGCTCGTCACGGTGCTGCCGGGAGCGGCCGACCTGGCCGGGATGGACTACATGGCGTTCGCCGACGTCGCAGGCATCCGCGTCTGCCGCACCGGCTACACCGGGGAGCGCGGCTACGAGCTGCTGGTGCCCGCCGACGACGCCCTCCGCGTCTGGGACGCCCTGCTCGCCGCGGCCGAGCCGCTCGGTGGGGGCCCCGCAGGCCTCGGCGCCCGCGACACACTGCGCACCGAGATGGGCTACCCGCTGCACGGGCAGGACCTGTCCGAGGAGATCACCCCGGTGCAGGCCGGGAGCGGGTGGGCCGTCGGCTGGTCCAAGCCGGACTTCTGGGGCCGCAAGGCGCTGCTCGCCGAGAAGGAGGCCGGGCCCGCGCGGCGCCTGCGCGGGTTGCGGGCCACCGGCCGCGGCGTCCCGCGCGCCGGGATGGCCGTGCTCGTGGACGGGAAGCAGGTCGGCGCCACCACCTCCGGCACCTTCTCGCCGACGCTCAAGACCGGCATCGCGCTCGCGCTCATCGACACCGCGTCCGGCGTCGGCCTCGACGACCAGGTGAGCGTCGACGTGCGCGGCCGCGCCCTGGAATGCGCCGTCGTGAAGCCCCCGTTCGTCCCCTCGCACGTCCGCTAG
- a CDS encoding branched-chain amino acid aminotransferase, which translates to MSEQFSRTPNPAPVPAARRAELVADPGFGRYFTDHMVTIRWSSGAGWHDPAVVPYGPLSLDPATMVLHYGQEIFEGLKAYRQPDGSIASFRPEANAARFRASAARMAMAELPDDLFLSSLEELVGVDREWVPPAGGEESLYLRPFMLATEVGLGVRPAAEYLYVLIASPAGPYFPGGVAPVDVWLSTDYTRAALGGTGTAKTGGNYAASLLPQAQGSQHGCPQVAYLDAEDRRWVDEMGSNNLFFVFGTGDDAEVVTPTLTGSILAGITRDSLLVLAKELGCQVTERRVSGQEWLEGAADGRISEVFGCGTAAVITPIGRVKHNEGEVVIGGGQPGPITMKLRKLLTEIQRGVAPDTHSWMRTLVPA; encoded by the coding sequence ATGAGCGAGCAGTTCTCCCGCACCCCGAACCCTGCACCGGTGCCCGCAGCCCGGCGGGCGGAGCTGGTCGCCGATCCCGGCTTCGGCCGGTACTTCACCGACCACATGGTCACCATCCGCTGGTCGTCCGGCGCGGGCTGGCACGACCCGGCCGTGGTGCCGTACGGGCCGCTGAGCCTCGACCCGGCCACGATGGTGCTGCACTACGGGCAGGAGATCTTCGAGGGGCTGAAGGCCTACCGGCAGCCCGACGGGTCGATCGCGAGCTTCCGCCCCGAGGCCAACGCGGCGCGCTTCCGGGCGTCGGCGGCGCGGATGGCGATGGCGGAGCTGCCCGACGACCTGTTCCTCTCCTCGCTCGAGGAGCTCGTGGGCGTCGACCGCGAGTGGGTGCCGCCCGCAGGCGGCGAGGAGTCGCTCTACCTGCGCCCGTTCATGCTGGCCACCGAGGTCGGGCTCGGGGTGCGCCCGGCCGCGGAGTACCTGTACGTCCTGATCGCCTCACCCGCGGGCCCGTACTTCCCTGGTGGTGTCGCGCCGGTGGACGTGTGGCTGTCCACCGACTACACCCGCGCCGCGCTGGGTGGCACCGGCACCGCGAAGACGGGCGGCAACTACGCCGCATCGCTGCTGCCGCAGGCCCAGGGCTCCCAGCACGGCTGCCCCCAGGTCGCCTACCTCGACGCGGAGGACCGGCGCTGGGTCGACGAGATGGGCTCCAACAACCTCTTCTTCGTCTTCGGCACGGGGGACGACGCCGAGGTGGTCACCCCGACCCTCACCGGCAGCATCCTCGCCGGCATCACCCGCGACTCGCTGCTCGTGCTGGCCAAGGAGCTGGGCTGCCAGGTCACCGAGCGTCGCGTCTCCGGCCAGGAGTGGCTGGAGGGCGCCGCCGACGGGCGGATCAGCGAGGTCTTCGGCTGCGGCACCGCCGCGGTGATCACCCCGATCGGACGCGTCAAGCACAACGAGGGCGAGGTCGTGATCGGTGGGGGCCAGCCCGGACCGATCACGATGAAGCTCCGCAAGCTGCTCACCGAGATCCAGCGCGGGGTGGCCCCCGACACGCACAGCTGGATGCGCACGCTGGTCCCGGCCTAG
- a CDS encoding adenosylcobinamide-GDP ribazoletransferase: MRSLRFALGLLTVLPVRPVDPTARLGAGALRWAPVVGAVLGAVAGGLLVGLAALGVPPLVAGLLTVGFLALATRGMHVDGLADSADGLGCYGPPERALAVMREGGVGAFAVVTLVVVLGAQAAALAELASTGPTAVGAVALAAATGRAGFCWVARRGVPAARPGGLGALVAGSQPWWVPTAWWAALAAAGLALGPHATIGVVLGAALVVTLSWHTARRFGGMTGDVLGAACELATTAVLVALST; this comes from the coding sequence TTGAGGTCGCTCCGGTTCGCGCTCGGCCTGCTGACGGTCCTGCCGGTGCGGCCGGTCGACCCGACCGCCCGGCTCGGCGCCGGTGCACTGCGCTGGGCGCCGGTCGTCGGCGCGGTGCTGGGCGCGGTCGCGGGCGGGCTGCTCGTCGGGCTGGCCGCGCTCGGGGTGCCACCGCTCGTGGCCGGCCTGCTCACCGTCGGGTTCCTCGCGCTCGCCACCCGAGGCATGCACGTCGACGGCCTGGCCGACAGCGCGGACGGCCTCGGCTGCTACGGCCCGCCGGAGCGCGCGCTCGCCGTGATGCGCGAGGGCGGGGTGGGCGCGTTCGCGGTGGTGACGCTGGTGGTGGTGCTCGGCGCGCAGGCCGCGGCGCTTGCCGAGCTGGCCTCCACCGGGCCGACCGCGGTCGGGGCCGTCGCACTCGCCGCGGCCACCGGCCGGGCCGGCTTCTGCTGGGTGGCCCGGCGCGGGGTACCCGCGGCCCGCCCCGGCGGGCTCGGCGCGCTCGTGGCCGGGTCGCAGCCGTGGTGGGTGCCCACGGCCTGGTGGGCGGCGCTGGCCGCCGCAGGCCTCGCCCTCGGCCCGCACGCGACGATCGGGGTCGTGCTGGGTGCCGCGCTCGTCGTCACGCTGTCCTGGCACACCGCACGCCGCTTCGGCGGCATGACCGGCGACGTGCTCGGCGCCGCCTGCGAGCTCGCGACGACCGCGGTGCTCGTGGCGCTGTCGACCTAG
- a CDS encoding nicotinate-nucleotide--dimethylbenzimidazole phosphoribosyltransferase has product MDLPAVTAPDVDARRAAVARHAELDVPDGALGRLAELGVWLAAAQGACPPRPLARPRLVVILGDHGIAAAGVSVHGPGETVRQATAVREHVAPVGVLATVAGVSVRVVDLALDTDDPGRHRVRRGSGRIDREDALTADETEKAFAVGRALADEEVDAGADMLVPASLGVGATTPAATLVAALTHTEPVAVIGRGSGIDDAGWMRKAAAVRDALRRARPHVRDPLALLRVAGGADLAALTGFCVQAALRRTPVLLDGLVVGAAALLADALAKGARDWWLYAQRSPDPAMALVEEHLALSPVLDLGIRLGDGTGAMAAVPLLQMAARLLAETDAS; this is encoded by the coding sequence GTGGATCTGCCTGCCGTCACCGCTCCCGACGTCGACGCCCGCCGGGCCGCCGTCGCCCGCCACGCCGAGCTGGACGTGCCCGACGGCGCACTCGGCCGGCTGGCCGAGCTGGGGGTCTGGCTCGCGGCGGCGCAGGGGGCCTGCCCACCGCGCCCGCTCGCGCGGCCACGCCTCGTGGTGATCCTGGGTGACCACGGCATCGCGGCGGCCGGCGTGTCGGTCCACGGCCCCGGTGAGACGGTCCGCCAGGCGACCGCGGTGCGCGAGCACGTGGCGCCGGTCGGCGTCCTCGCGACGGTCGCCGGGGTGTCGGTGCGGGTCGTCGATCTCGCTCTCGACACCGACGACCCGGGCCGCCACCGGGTGCGGCGCGGCAGCGGCCGGATCGACCGGGAGGACGCGCTCACGGCCGACGAGACCGAGAAGGCGTTCGCCGTCGGCCGGGCCCTGGCCGACGAGGAGGTGGACGCGGGCGCCGACATGCTGGTGCCGGCGTCGCTCGGCGTCGGAGCCACCACGCCGGCTGCCACGCTCGTCGCCGCGCTCACGCACACCGAGCCGGTGGCCGTGATCGGGCGCGGCAGCGGGATCGACGACGCCGGCTGGATGCGCAAGGCCGCCGCCGTCCGCGACGCGCTGCGCCGCGCCCGCCCGCACGTGCGCGATCCGCTCGCCCTGCTGCGCGTCGCGGGCGGCGCCGACCTCGCCGCGCTCACCGGGTTCTGCGTGCAGGCCGCGCTCCGTCGCACGCCGGTGCTGCTCGACGGGCTCGTCGTGGGGGCGGCCGCGCTGCTCGCCGACGCGCTCGCGAAGGGAGCCCGCGACTGGTGGCTCTACGCCCAGCGCTCCCCCGACCCCGCGATGGCGCTCGTCGAGGAGCACCTGGCCCTCTCCCCCGTGCTCGACCTCGGCATCCGGCTCGGCGACGGAACGGGTGCGATGGCAGCGGTCCCGCTGCTGCAGATGGCCGCGCGGCTGCTGGCGGAGACCGACGCCAGTTGA
- the cobU gene encoding bifunctional adenosylcobinamide kinase/adenosylcobinamide-phosphate guanylyltransferase, which produces MVRLHPGQPAAEDAHPEAAGPAGREPLTRTLVLGGTRSGKSRFAEDLLPAEAPVRYVATARRSAGDPEWSARIDVHRARRPATWTTLEDVDVAAVVRAGGGVLIVDDLATWLTGVLDDAGAWEASAVPPAVGAAVDELVAAVAAAPDRVVLVSAEVGLGVVPETRAGRLFRDELGALNAALAAVCDEVVLLVAGLPLRLK; this is translated from the coding sequence CTGGTACGCCTTCACCCGGGCCAGCCAGCTGCGGAAGATGCGCATCCCGAAGCCGCGGGTCCAGCGGGGCGCGAACCCCTGACCAGGACCCTGGTTCTCGGCGGCACCCGTTCCGGGAAGTCCCGGTTCGCCGAGGACCTGCTCCCGGCGGAGGCACCGGTCCGGTACGTCGCCACCGCCCGCCGCAGCGCCGGCGATCCCGAGTGGTCGGCGCGCATCGACGTCCACCGAGCGCGCCGGCCCGCGACCTGGACCACGCTGGAGGACGTCGACGTCGCCGCGGTGGTGCGTGCGGGCGGCGGGGTGCTCATCGTCGACGACCTCGCCACCTGGCTCACCGGCGTGCTCGACGACGCAGGGGCTTGGGAGGCGTCGGCTGTCCCGCCCGCCGTGGGTGCGGCGGTCGACGAGCTCGTGGCGGCCGTCGCGGCGGCGCCGGACCGGGTCGTACTGGTGTCGGCGGAGGTCGGTCTCGGCGTCGTGCCGGAGACCCGGGCCGGGCGGCTCTTCCGTGACGAGCTCGGCGCGCTCAACGCCGCGCTGGCCGCCGTGTGCGACGAGGTCGTGCTGCTGGTGGCGGGCCTGCCGCTGCGCCTGAAGTGA
- a CDS encoding DUF3043 domain-containing protein, translated as MRFLRRSTPSKVGADSSESAAPAPTDSDQSQPKRTTGKGRPTPKRREAEGRRRGPAAPPPRTQREASRLAKANRPSKEDRRRLAEERRERMAAGDERYLMPRDRGPVKAYIRDVVDSRPHIMGLFMPLALVVVLSLLVPVPAAQQYLSLFSLVALSTMIIEGIFLGASITRKARAKFPDEQINGLSTGWYAFTRASQLRKMRIPKPRVQRGANP; from the coding sequence GTGAGGTTCCTGCGCCGTTCCACGCCGTCGAAGGTCGGCGCCGACTCGTCCGAGTCCGCGGCGCCTGCGCCCACCGACTCCGACCAGTCCCAGCCCAAGCGCACGACGGGCAAGGGGCGGCCCACGCCGAAGCGGCGCGAGGCCGAGGGCAGACGGCGGGGCCCCGCCGCGCCGCCGCCGCGCACGCAGCGCGAGGCCTCTCGGCTGGCCAAGGCGAACCGGCCGAGCAAGGAGGACCGCCGCCGCCTCGCCGAGGAGCGGCGCGAGCGGATGGCCGCGGGCGACGAGCGCTACCTCATGCCGCGCGACCGCGGGCCGGTCAAGGCCTACATCCGCGACGTGGTCGACTCGCGGCCGCACATCATGGGCCTGTTCATGCCGCTCGCGCTGGTCGTGGTGCTCTCGCTGCTGGTCCCGGTGCCGGCAGCCCAGCAATACCTGAGCCTGTTCAGCCTCGTCGCGCTCAGCACGATGATCATCGAGGGGATCTTCCTCGGCGCCTCCATCACCCGGAAGGCCCGGGCGAAGTTCCCGGACGAGCAGATCAACGGCCTGTCCACGGGCTGGTACGCCTTCACCCGGGCCAGCCAGCTGCGGAAGATGCGCATCCCGAAGCCGCGGGTCCAGCGGGGCGCGAACCCCTGA
- a CDS encoding glycerate kinase: MRVVVAPDSFGGTLTATAAAEAIATGWRRTAPDDELRLLPLADGGTGFVEVLHAARGGEWHELEVTGPFGDPVQARWLRIEDTAYLESAAACGLHLVPRERRVPEVARTVTSRGVGELIADAREAGVDVVVVGLGGSATTDGGAGMLAALGAVPVDADGAPLSGGGASLARCARLDGAPELGVRLVAAADVDNPLLGQHGAAAVFGPQKGADDAAVAELDTALARFADVLTAAFGVDVRDEPGAGAAGGLGAALLALGARRVSGAGLVRDLVGLDTELDKAQLAVTGEGSFDWQSLRGKLITAVARGAADRGLPCIVLAGQVSVGRREAAAVGVDAAFGVAEHAGSVEASMADPAGTLAALAEHVARQWSKS, translated from the coding sequence ATGCGAGTGGTCGTGGCACCTGATTCATTCGGCGGCACCTTGACCGCCACGGCGGCGGCCGAGGCGATCGCGACGGGCTGGCGCCGCACCGCCCCGGACGACGAGCTGCGGCTCCTCCCGCTGGCCGACGGCGGCACCGGCTTCGTCGAGGTGCTGCACGCGGCGCGCGGAGGCGAGTGGCACGAGCTGGAGGTCACGGGCCCCTTCGGCGACCCGGTGCAGGCGCGCTGGCTGCGGATCGAGGACACCGCCTACCTGGAGTCGGCCGCTGCGTGCGGGCTGCACCTGGTGCCGCGGGAACGGCGCGTCCCCGAGGTGGCGCGCACGGTCACCTCGCGCGGGGTCGGTGAGCTGATCGCCGACGCGCGCGAGGCGGGCGTCGACGTGGTCGTCGTCGGGCTGGGCGGCTCCGCCACCACCGACGGGGGCGCGGGGATGCTCGCCGCACTTGGTGCCGTGCCCGTCGACGCCGACGGCGCCCCGCTCTCCGGCGGCGGCGCCTCGCTCGCCCGCTGCGCGCGGCTCGACGGTGCCCCGGAGCTGGGGGTGCGGCTCGTCGCGGCCGCCGACGTCGACAACCCGCTCCTGGGGCAGCACGGTGCCGCCGCCGTGTTCGGTCCCCAGAAGGGTGCGGACGACGCCGCCGTCGCCGAGCTGGACACGGCGCTCGCGCGCTTCGCCGACGTCCTGACGGCGGCGTTCGGGGTCGACGTGCGCGACGAGCCGGGCGCGGGTGCCGCGGGTGGCCTCGGCGCCGCCCTGCTCGCGCTCGGTGCACGGCGGGTGTCGGGGGCCGGGCTCGTGCGCGACCTCGTCGGCCTGGACACCGAGCTCGACAAGGCCCAGCTCGCCGTCACCGGCGAGGGCAGCTTCGACTGGCAGTCGCTGCGCGGGAAGCTCATCACCGCCGTGGCGCGCGGTGCAGCCGACCGCGGCCTGCCGTGCATCGTGCTCGCCGGGCAGGTGTCGGTGGGGCGGCGGGAGGCCGCGGCGGTCGGCGTCGACGCCGCTTTCGGGGTGGCCGAGCACGCAGGCAGCGTGGAGGCCTCGATGGCAGACCCCGCGGGCACCCTCGCCGCGCTCGCGGAGCACGTGGCCCGTCAGTGGAGCAAGAGCTGA
- a CDS encoding HesB/IscA family protein, which yields MTVDNTTAVETETHGVELTDAAALKAKALLDQEGRDDMHLRIAVQPGGCAGLRYQLFFDDRELDGDLFRDFSGLKVGVDRMSAPYLQGAVIDFVDSIEKQGFTIDNPNAGGSCACGDSFN from the coding sequence ATGACTGTCGACAACACCACCGCCGTCGAGACCGAGACGCACGGTGTCGAGCTGACCGACGCCGCCGCGCTCAAGGCCAAGGCGCTGCTCGACCAGGAGGGCCGCGACGACATGCACCTGCGCATCGCCGTCCAGCCCGGTGGCTGCGCCGGCCTGCGCTACCAGCTGTTCTTCGACGACCGCGAGCTCGACGGGGACCTGTTCCGCGACTTCAGCGGCCTGAAGGTCGGTGTCGACCGGATGTCGGCCCCGTACCTGCAGGGCGCCGTCATCGACTTCGTCGACAGCATCGAGAAGCAGGGCTTCACGATCGACAACCCGAACGCGGGCGGCTCCTGCGCCTGCGGCGACTCGTTCAACTGA
- a CDS encoding carbohydrate kinase family protein → MHFPGRFADQIVLEQLDRLSLSFLVDDMVIRPGGVAGNIAFALGVLGRSPLLVGAVGADFGEYRARLEANGVDCSAVLVCPDVNTGRFVCTTDDDMRQIASFYTGAMARSRDISLAPLADRIELVLVGANDPDAMLRHTDEARELGIPFAADPSQQLARMEGPEIRRLVSGARYLLTNDYEWELLLKKTGWTEAQVADEVEIRITTHGENGVEIHGEQTLKVGVVPETGKVDPTGVGDAFRAGFLAAISGGLSLERAAQLGSLIAVQVLETDGPQEWTWDRATALTRLGDAYGPDAAAEIQAVLPA, encoded by the coding sequence ATGCATTTCCCGGGTCGGTTCGCCGACCAGATCGTCCTCGAGCAGCTCGACCGGCTCTCGCTCAGCTTCCTGGTCGACGACATGGTGATCCGCCCCGGTGGGGTGGCCGGCAACATCGCCTTCGCGCTCGGCGTGCTCGGCCGCTCGCCGCTGCTCGTCGGTGCGGTGGGGGCGGACTTCGGCGAGTACCGGGCCCGCCTGGAGGCCAACGGCGTCGACTGCTCCGCCGTGCTCGTCTGCCCGGACGTCAACACGGGCCGGTTCGTCTGCACCACCGACGACGACATGCGTCAGATCGCGTCGTTCTACACCGGCGCGATGGCCCGCTCCCGGGACATCTCCCTCGCCCCGCTGGCCGACCGGATCGAGCTCGTTCTGGTGGGCGCCAACGACCCCGACGCGATGCTGCGCCACACCGACGAGGCCCGTGAGCTGGGCATCCCGTTCGCGGCCGACCCGTCGCAGCAGCTCGCCCGCATGGAGGGGCCGGAGATCCGCCGGCTCGTGTCGGGCGCCCGCTACCTGCTGACCAACGACTACGAGTGGGAGCTGCTGCTCAAGAAGACCGGCTGGACCGAGGCGCAGGTCGCCGACGAGGTGGAGATCCGGATCACCACCCACGGCGAGAACGGCGTGGAGATCCACGGCGAGCAGACGCTGAAGGTCGGTGTCGTGCCCGAGACCGGCAAGGTCGACCCCACCGGCGTCGGCGACGCGTTCCGCGCCGGCTTCCTCGCCGCGATCTCGGGCGGACTGTCGCTGGAGCGCGCCGCGCAGCTGGGCTCCCTCATCGCCGTGCAGGTGCTCGAGACCGACGGCCCGCAGGAGTGGACCTGGGACCGTGCGACTGCCCTGACCCGCCTCGGCGACGCATACGGGCCGGACGCCGCGGCGGAGATCCAGGCGGTCCTGCCCGCCTGA
- a CDS encoding GNAT family N-acetyltransferase codes for MDAVVELAVPMTLDAVAPDDERALRDWFTVLTAAQEHDVPTGPPPCWIEHRARLVATDPGCAETAWLARGGAGEAVGVAVLALPTLDNPEVALAELVVAPAHRRRGIGRRLLHHLSDAARAAGRSRLIIEAQEPLDEPGPAPAFLTAAGARKALADQRRRLTLPPADPARLAELAARARAAAGGYELVQSHRQYDRLGEWELDL; via the coding sequence ATGGACGCTGTGGTCGAACTCGCCGTCCCCATGACCCTCGACGCCGTCGCACCCGACGACGAGCGCGCGTTGCGCGACTGGTTCACGGTGCTCACCGCGGCGCAGGAGCACGACGTGCCCACCGGGCCGCCGCCGTGCTGGATCGAGCACCGGGCGCGGCTGGTGGCCACCGATCCCGGTTGCGCCGAGACCGCCTGGCTCGCCCGGGGCGGCGCCGGCGAGGCCGTCGGCGTCGCGGTGCTCGCACTGCCCACGCTCGACAACCCGGAGGTCGCGCTCGCCGAGCTCGTCGTGGCCCCGGCGCACCGCAGGCGCGGGATCGGCCGCCGCCTGCTGCACCACCTCTCGGACGCGGCCCGCGCCGCCGGCCGGTCCCGGCTGATCATCGAGGCGCAGGAGCCGCTCGACGAGCCGGGACCCGCGCCCGCGTTCCTCACGGCGGCCGGGGCCCGCAAGGCCCTCGCCGACCAGCGCAGGCGCCTCACCCTGCCGCCCGCCGACCCCGCCCGGCTGGCGGAGCTCGCCGCCCGGGCGCGCGCGGCGGCCGGGGGGTACGAGCTCGTCCAGAGCCACCGCCAGTACGACCGCCTGGGCGAGTGGGAGCTGGACCTGTAG
- a CDS encoding cytochrome c oxidase subunit II produces MALLVLPLTTGCSVDEVLRFGWPVGITPQAESMRQLWTWSAIAALVVGAITWGAMFWAVAFHRKRKGDDSVPRQTQYNLPLEITFTVIPTIIVAVLFAFTVNVQNYVDIDAPDPDLRVDVTAFQWNWEFNYPDATTPDGNPVSTLGTSETIPLLVLPTQRRIEFSQRSNDVIHSFFVPEFLFKRDVFPMPEVNDQDNVWQIDSIDREGAFVGRCAELCGTYHAMMNFEVRALSPALFDQWLGLRQQVNPDTGAPYTAGEALQRLGCGQLCTPEAYTTYPFNTDRTARSASQPVTSGS; encoded by the coding sequence GTGGCGCTGCTGGTCCTCCCGCTCACCACCGGTTGCTCGGTGGACGAGGTTCTGCGCTTCGGATGGCCGGTGGGGATCACCCCGCAGGCCGAGTCGATGCGCCAGCTCTGGACGTGGTCGGCGATCGCGGCGCTCGTCGTCGGCGCGATCACCTGGGGCGCGATGTTCTGGGCGGTGGCGTTCCACCGCAAGCGCAAGGGCGACGACAGCGTGCCGCGCCAGACGCAGTACAACCTGCCGCTCGAGATCACCTTCACGGTGATCCCCACGATCATCGTGGCGGTGCTGTTCGCGTTCACCGTCAACGTGCAGAACTACGTCGACATCGACGCCCCGGACCCCGACCTGCGGGTCGACGTCACCGCGTTCCAGTGGAACTGGGAGTTCAACTACCCGGACGCGACCACGCCGGACGGCAACCCGGTCAGCACGCTGGGCACCAGCGAGACCATCCCGCTGCTCGTGCTTCCCACGCAGCGGCGCATCGAGTTCTCGCAGCGGTCCAACGACGTGATCCACAGCTTCTTCGTGCCGGAGTTCCTGTTCAAGCGCGACGTCTTCCCGATGCCCGAGGTCAACGACCAGGACAACGTGTGGCAGATCGACTCGATCGACCGCGAGGGCGCGTTCGTCGGCCGGTGCGCCGAGCTCTGCGGCACCTACCACGCGATGATGAACTTCGAGGTCAGGGCGCTCTCGCCGGCGTTGTTCGACCAGTGGCTCGGCCTGCGGCAGCAGGTCAACCCGGACACCGGCGCCCCCTACACGGCCGGTGAGGCGTTGCAGCGGCTCGGCTGTGGCCAGCTGTGCACGCCCGAGGCCTACACCACCTACCCGTTCAACACCGACCGCACGGCTCGCTCCGCGTCGCAGCCGGTCACCTCGGGGAGCTGA
- a CDS encoding cytochrome c oxidase subunit 4 gives MKVESRIFAIITAFFFLAAIVYTVLSHEPVGIAALFLTGGLSLIIWTYFAFVARRLEQPRPEDEPEAEVSDGAGDVGFFSPGSYWPVGVAAATALCGVALAFWHVWLLVIGGVLLLLAVGGLVFEYHIRPAEH, from the coding sequence ATGAAGGTCGAATCGCGCATCTTCGCGATCATCACCGCGTTCTTCTTCCTCGCGGCGATCGTCTACACCGTGCTGTCCCACGAGCCCGTCGGCATCGCGGCGCTGTTCCTCACCGGTGGCCTCTCGCTGATCATCTGGACGTACTTCGCGTTCGTCGCGCGCAGGCTCGAGCAGCCGCGCCCGGAGGACGAGCCGGAGGCCGAGGTGTCCGACGGCGCCGGTGACGTGGGCTTCTTCTCCCCGGGCAGCTACTGGCCGGTCGGGGTGGCCGCGGCCACCGCGCTCTGCGGGGTCGCGCTCGCCTTCTGGCACGTGTGGCTGCTGGTGATCGGCGGCGTGCTGCTGCTGCTCGCCGTCGGCGGGCTGGTCTTCGAGTACCACATCCGGCCCGCGGAGCACTAA